A section of the Verrucomicrobium sp. GAS474 genome encodes:
- a CDS encoding UDP-galactopyranose mutase — MKTIAFAGAGLSSAVLARQLADTGRFRCVLFDKRPHLGGNCHTARDEATGVMLHTYGPHIFHTSNKAVWDYVNRFTEFGAFVNRVRAVTPKGIFSLPVNLMTLNQFFGKNMTPKEAEAFVRELGAPFRTGNERTFEEVALSLVGEALYRNFFHGYTKKQWGCEPTELPGSIIKRLPLRFNYRDDYYQSIYQGIPLHGYTPMIEKIVDHPAIEVRLGEGLERDPVVNGSEFDHLFWSGPIDACYGFRHGRLSYRTVYWSQERLDGDAQGTVCLNYTAEDVPYTRKIEYKHYTPWESHEKTLVSTEFSKATGPADDPYYPIRSDRDMATLRHYVEEAGRETKVSFIGRLGTYRYLDMHMVVEESLVYAERLLAAGEGAAWPRFSIADEKVLA, encoded by the coding sequence ATGAAAACGATCGCCTTCGCCGGTGCGGGATTGAGCAGCGCCGTCCTGGCCCGGCAGCTGGCCGACACGGGGCGGTTCCGCTGCGTCCTCTTCGACAAGCGGCCCCACCTCGGCGGCAACTGCCACACGGCGCGCGACGAGGCGACCGGGGTGATGCTCCACACCTACGGCCCCCACATCTTCCACACGAGCAACAAGGCCGTCTGGGACTACGTGAACCGCTTCACCGAGTTCGGCGCCTTCGTCAACCGCGTCCGGGCGGTGACGCCGAAGGGGATCTTCTCCCTGCCGGTGAACCTGATGACGCTCAACCAGTTCTTCGGGAAGAACATGACCCCGAAGGAGGCCGAGGCCTTCGTCCGCGAGCTCGGCGCGCCGTTCCGCACGGGGAACGAGCGGACTTTCGAGGAGGTCGCGCTGAGCCTCGTCGGCGAGGCCCTCTACCGGAACTTCTTCCACGGCTACACGAAAAAGCAGTGGGGCTGCGAGCCGACCGAGCTTCCCGGCTCGATCATCAAGCGGCTCCCCCTCCGCTTCAATTACCGGGACGATTACTACCAGTCGATCTACCAGGGGATCCCGCTCCACGGCTACACGCCGATGATCGAGAAGATCGTCGACCATCCCGCCATCGAGGTCCGCCTCGGCGAGGGGCTGGAGCGCGACCCGGTCGTGAACGGGAGCGAGTTCGACCACCTCTTCTGGTCGGGGCCGATCGACGCCTGCTACGGCTTCCGGCACGGGCGGCTTTCCTACCGGACGGTCTACTGGAGCCAGGAGCGCCTCGACGGCGACGCCCAGGGGACGGTCTGCCTCAACTACACGGCCGAGGATGTCCCGTACACCCGGAAGATCGAATACAAGCACTACACCCCGTGGGAGAGCCACGAAAAGACGCTCGTCTCGACCGAGTTCAGCAAGGCGACGGGGCCGGCCGACGATCCCTATTACCCGATCCGCTCCGATCGGGACATGGCGACCCTGCGCCATTACGTCGAGGAGGCCGGGCGGGAGACGAAGGTGAGCTTCATCGGACGGCTCGGCACCTACCGCTATCTCGACATGCACATGGTGGTCGAGGAGAGCCTCGTCTACGCGGAGCGCCTCCTGGCGGCGGGCGAGGGGGCGGCCTGGCCCCGGTTCTCGATCGCCGACGAGAAGGTCCTCGCATGA
- a CDS encoding glycosyltransferase family 1 protein: MSFLSHARNFEDVILRRALRSVDRGFYVDIGAGDPQEGSVTCSFYGMGWRGINIEPREALWQKLQAARPEDGNYRSLPSTAGELQALCAERKAGEIHFLRIDLDGEEQPIAATLAGIDLRLLRPWVIVVRAVKPDGRMALSFGWEAALAAGDYLFVHFDGVNRFYLPKEREASLRAPLSLPPGVFDDFVRHSEWVAHEMARQRTQQLVGALQRLEGAASESVLLRVRAAVLEKLLAQARGSEEAVPPLPGTEPRQLLIDIHRLARTYRQTGIERVMAGLVSEFLRCPPEGYRTEPVYVGDDGVYRYARKLKARLRKESDAGIIEEPVEGKPGDLFLQLDLGIYHFVPTANLCVKLARQGVRLYFVVYDLLPILHRQWFLPETHPLYENWLRATAQIADGFLCISKSVASDLARWLNHNKPERAEPLKIDWFHLGADLDTGIPTDGVPDGFENALAHLKRLPMVLMVGTVEPRKGYLQTLAAFELLWKKGVNAYLVIVGKKGWALEPLWEAMEKHPEAGRRLLWFQVASDEMLLKLYETASGLLMASEGEGFGLPLIEAARHRLPILVRDLPVFREVAGGHATYFSGAAPEALAGALEAWIPALAAKTAQPSGGMPILTWDESRRQMAEALFGGKTRLQWPSPSVTKSV, from the coding sequence ATGAGTTTTCTTTCCCACGCGCGGAACTTCGAGGATGTGATCCTTCGCCGCGCCCTCCGGTCGGTCGATCGCGGCTTCTACGTCGATATCGGCGCGGGCGACCCGCAGGAGGGATCGGTGACCTGTTCCTTTTATGGGATGGGCTGGCGCGGCATCAATATCGAGCCCCGCGAGGCTCTCTGGCAGAAGCTCCAGGCGGCCCGGCCCGAGGACGGCAATTATCGCTCCCTGCCTTCGACGGCGGGGGAGTTGCAGGCACTCTGCGCGGAACGGAAGGCCGGGGAAATCCACTTCCTCCGCATCGACCTCGACGGCGAGGAGCAGCCGATCGCGGCGACGCTGGCCGGGATCGATCTCCGGCTCCTCCGTCCCTGGGTGATCGTCGTCCGCGCCGTGAAGCCCGACGGGCGGATGGCTCTCTCTTTCGGCTGGGAGGCGGCGCTCGCCGCGGGCGACTATCTCTTCGTCCACTTCGACGGGGTGAACCGCTTTTATCTTCCGAAGGAGCGCGAGGCGTCGCTGCGGGCGCCCCTTTCGCTCCCTCCCGGCGTCTTCGACGATTTTGTCCGCCATTCCGAATGGGTCGCCCACGAGATGGCCCGGCAGCGGACCCAGCAGCTGGTCGGCGCGCTCCAGCGATTGGAAGGGGCGGCGAGCGAATCGGTGCTCCTCCGCGTCCGCGCGGCGGTCCTTGAAAAGCTGCTGGCCCAGGCGCGGGGATCGGAGGAGGCGGTGCCGCCCCTCCCCGGAACGGAACCTCGGCAGCTCCTGATCGATATCCACCGCCTCGCCCGGACCTATCGGCAGACGGGGATCGAGCGGGTGATGGCCGGGCTGGTCAGCGAGTTCCTCCGCTGCCCGCCCGAGGGTTATCGGACCGAGCCGGTCTACGTCGGCGATGACGGGGTCTATCGCTATGCGCGGAAGCTGAAGGCCCGGCTTCGCAAGGAATCGGACGCGGGAATCATCGAGGAGCCGGTCGAGGGGAAACCCGGCGACCTCTTCCTCCAGCTCGACCTCGGGATCTATCACTTCGTGCCGACGGCGAATCTCTGCGTGAAGCTCGCGCGGCAGGGGGTGCGGCTCTACTTCGTCGTCTACGATCTCCTGCCAATCCTCCACCGCCAATGGTTCCTCCCGGAAACCCATCCGCTCTACGAGAACTGGCTCCGGGCGACCGCCCAGATCGCCGACGGCTTCCTTTGCATCTCCAAGAGCGTGGCGAGCGACCTCGCCCGCTGGCTCAACCACAACAAGCCCGAGCGGGCCGAGCCCCTGAAGATCGACTGGTTCCACCTCGGGGCCGACCTCGACACGGGAATCCCGACCGACGGGGTGCCCGACGGCTTCGAGAATGCGCTCGCCCATCTGAAGCGGCTGCCGATGGTCCTCATGGTCGGTACCGTCGAGCCCCGGAAGGGATATCTTCAGACGTTGGCGGCCTTCGAGCTCCTCTGGAAGAAGGGGGTCAACGCCTACCTCGTCATCGTCGGGAAGAAGGGGTGGGCGCTGGAGCCGCTCTGGGAGGCGATGGAGAAGCATCCCGAGGCGGGCCGCCGCCTCCTCTGGTTCCAGGTCGCGAGCGACGAGATGCTCCTCAAGCTTTACGAAACCGCCTCGGGCCTCCTGATGGCCTCCGAGGGGGAGGGCTTCGGCCTGCCGCTGATCGAGGCGGCCCGGCATCGGCTGCCGATCCTGGTCCGCGATCTTCCCGTCTTCCGCGAGGTCGCGGGAGGCCATGCCACCTACTTCTCCGGGGCCGCCCCGGAAGCCCTCGCCGGGGCGCTGGAGGCGTGGATTCCCGCGCTCGCGGCGAAGACGGCCCAGCCTTCCGGGGGGATGCCGATCCTGACGTGGGACGAAAGCCGCCGCCAGATGGCCGAGGCCCTTTTCGGCGGAAAAACTCGGCTGCAATGGCCATCGCCTTCGGTTACAAAATCAGTTTAA
- the lhgO gene encoding L-2-hydroxyglutarate oxidase has protein sequence MSRKYAVIGGGIIGLATAIKLLKSHPGAEVVVYEKDARPGQQQTTHNSGVLHCGLYYKPGSLKARLAVSGIREMVAFCQEHGIAHEICGKLVVATDEAEVVRLRALQERGVANGLSGLEWLDAGPMREIEPHVAGIAALRVPQEGIVDYAQVVVAMAAEIGRLGGTIRCNAKLKRACPEGGGWRLETAAGDFAADFLINCGGLHSDRVAGAAGEKSPVKIVPFRGEYYELRPDRQFLVRNLIYPVPDPTFPFLGVHFTRLIHGGIEAGPNAVLAWAREGYRKTDVNPFDLWDALSFPGLWKFLNKHRRMCWEEIERSWSKRLFCASLQRLVPDVRIDDLSAGGAGVRAQAMDPSGELVQDFSLIRRPNALHVVNAPSPGATASLAIGEEIVRLIDAN, from the coding sequence ATGTCCAGGAAGTACGCCGTCATCGGGGGAGGCATCATCGGCCTCGCCACCGCGATCAAGCTGTTGAAATCCCATCCGGGCGCCGAGGTCGTCGTCTATGAGAAGGATGCCCGCCCCGGCCAGCAGCAGACGACCCACAACAGCGGCGTCCTCCACTGTGGCCTCTACTACAAGCCCGGCTCCCTCAAGGCCCGTCTCGCCGTGAGCGGCATCCGGGAGATGGTCGCCTTCTGCCAGGAACACGGCATCGCCCATGAGATCTGCGGGAAACTCGTCGTGGCGACCGACGAGGCCGAGGTCGTCCGCCTCCGCGCCCTCCAGGAACGGGGCGTGGCGAACGGCCTCTCCGGCCTGGAATGGCTCGACGCCGGTCCGATGCGGGAGATCGAGCCCCACGTCGCCGGGATCGCTGCCCTGCGGGTGCCGCAGGAGGGGATCGTCGATTACGCCCAGGTCGTCGTCGCGATGGCCGCCGAGATCGGCCGCCTGGGCGGGACAATCCGTTGCAACGCGAAGCTGAAGCGGGCCTGCCCCGAGGGAGGCGGCTGGCGCCTCGAGACGGCGGCGGGCGATTTCGCGGCCGATTTCCTCATCAACTGCGGCGGCCTCCACTCCGATCGCGTCGCGGGAGCGGCGGGGGAGAAGAGCCCGGTGAAGATCGTCCCGTTCCGCGGGGAATACTACGAGCTCCGTCCGGACCGGCAGTTCCTCGTCCGCAACCTGATCTATCCCGTTCCCGACCCGACGTTCCCGTTCCTCGGCGTCCACTTCACCCGCCTCATCCACGGCGGCATCGAGGCGGGGCCGAACGCCGTCCTCGCCTGGGCGCGGGAGGGGTACAGGAAGACCGACGTGAATCCCTTCGATCTCTGGGACGCCCTCAGCTTCCCCGGCCTTTGGAAGTTCCTGAACAAGCACCGCCGGATGTGCTGGGAGGAGATCGAGCGTTCGTGGAGCAAGCGGCTCTTCTGCGCCTCCCTCCAGCGCCTCGTTCCCGATGTGCGGATCGACGATCTCTCTGCCGGCGGGGCGGGGGTCCGCGCCCAGGCGATGGACCCCTCGGGGGAACTGGTCCAGGATTTCTCCCTCATCCGCCGTCCCAATGCCCTCCACGTGGTCAACGCGCCCTCGCCCGGGGCGACGGCCTCGCTCGCCATCGGGGAAGAAATCGTCCGTCTGATCGACGCAAATTAA
- a CDS encoding class I SAM-dependent methyltransferase: MICRVCDSTNLEPVIDLGEQPWCNHFLTAEQVGKEPFYPLRVVFCKACSTAQLDYTVKKEIMFADHTYLSGMTKTLSDHFAHIAQEVDDRFFKDRKEKAILDIGSNDGTQIGHYKALGYAVQGVESSTMPAEIANKNGLNTLHAFFNKETAEKLGRKYEVINASGVFFHLEELHSVTEGIKLSLAEDGVFVVQFLYMKRIAENCAFDQIYHEHLLYYNLETLKKLLSRHGLELFDAYLSPIHGGSMIGFVGHPGKRPQAERLATAIAEENAAGANTIEYYQAFAKRIEAMKERNLAYLRAKKAEGKKVFGMGAPVKGNTLLNYFGVGPDLVQVLLEKNTLRRGLYSPGMHIPVHIEGEYPGQPDVYYVLAWNFRKEILARNQALIAQGIEFFFPVEAEGS, encoded by the coding sequence ATGATCTGCCGCGTCTGCGACTCCACGAACCTTGAACCGGTCATCGACCTCGGCGAGCAGCCGTGGTGCAACCACTTCCTCACGGCCGAGCAGGTCGGCAAGGAGCCCTTCTATCCCCTCCGCGTCGTCTTCTGCAAGGCGTGCTCGACCGCCCAGCTCGACTACACGGTCAAGAAGGAGATCATGTTCGCCGACCACACCTACCTCTCCGGGATGACGAAGACGTTGAGCGACCACTTCGCCCATATCGCGCAGGAGGTCGACGACCGCTTCTTCAAGGACCGGAAGGAAAAGGCGATCCTCGACATCGGATCGAACGACGGCACCCAGATCGGCCACTACAAGGCCCTCGGCTACGCGGTGCAGGGGGTCGAATCGTCGACGATGCCCGCCGAGATCGCGAACAAGAACGGGCTGAACACCCTCCACGCCTTCTTCAACAAGGAGACCGCCGAGAAGCTGGGCCGGAAATACGAAGTCATCAACGCCTCGGGCGTCTTCTTCCACCTGGAGGAACTCCACTCCGTCACCGAGGGGATCAAGCTCTCCCTCGCCGAGGACGGCGTCTTCGTCGTCCAGTTCCTCTACATGAAGCGGATCGCGGAGAACTGCGCCTTCGACCAGATCTATCATGAGCACCTCCTCTACTACAACCTGGAGACGCTGAAGAAGCTTCTCTCCCGGCACGGCCTCGAACTCTTCGACGCCTATCTCTCGCCGATCCACGGCGGCTCGATGATCGGCTTCGTCGGCCATCCCGGGAAGCGGCCCCAGGCCGAGCGCCTGGCGACCGCCATCGCCGAGGAGAACGCCGCCGGGGCGAACACGATCGAATATTACCAGGCCTTCGCCAAGCGGATCGAGGCGATGAAGGAACGCAATCTCGCCTACCTCCGCGCGAAGAAGGCCGAGGGGAAGAAGGTCTTCGGCATGGGCGCCCCGGTGAAGGGGAACACGCTGCTGAACTACTTCGGCGTCGGCCCCGACCTCGTCCAGGTGTTGCTGGAGAAGAACACCCTCCGGCGCGGCCTCTACTCCCCCGGCATGCACATCCCCGTCCACATCGAGGGGGAGTACCCCGGCCAGCCCGACGTCTATTACGTCCTCGCCTGGAACTTCCGGAAGGAGATCCTCGCCCGGAACCAGGCCCTGATCGCCCAGGGGATCGAGTTCTTCTTCCCCGTCGAGGCGGAGGGAAGCTAG
- a CDS encoding nucleotidyltransferase family protein produces the protein MPELPSIAPSAVVAVILAGGQGTRIRHLLPDLPKPMAPAAGKPFIEWVVRYLLAQGIGRVVISAGYKAEAIEAHFKTLSLPGLTLACVAEPEPLGTAGGFLHAVEASGLSPEGWLVLNGDSLALGPLAPLFAAAGKNGGALLGLRVEEASRYGTITVGVNDRITRFAEKRENAGPGTISAGVYLFHYELLASFPAGKPLSFETEVFPGLLAGGTSLGLAPLPSSTPFLDIGTPETLRQAETFIASNSSFFA, from the coding sequence ATGCCCGAACTTCCCTCCATCGCCCCATCCGCCGTCGTCGCCGTCATCCTCGCGGGAGGGCAGGGGACCCGCATCCGCCATCTCCTTCCCGACCTGCCGAAGCCGATGGCTCCCGCGGCGGGGAAGCCCTTCATCGAATGGGTCGTCCGCTATCTGCTGGCCCAGGGGATCGGGCGGGTCGTGATCTCGGCGGGATACAAGGCCGAGGCGATCGAGGCCCATTTCAAGACCCTCAGCCTGCCCGGGCTGACGCTCGCCTGCGTGGCCGAGCCGGAGCCCCTCGGCACGGCGGGCGGCTTCCTCCACGCCGTCGAGGCCTCGGGGCTCTCCCCCGAGGGATGGCTGGTGCTGAACGGCGATTCGCTCGCCCTCGGGCCGCTCGCGCCGCTCTTCGCCGCCGCGGGGAAGAACGGCGGGGCGCTGCTCGGCCTCCGCGTCGAGGAGGCCTCCCGCTACGGGACGATCACCGTCGGCGTGAACGACCGGATCACCCGCTTCGCCGAGAAACGGGAGAACGCGGGACCCGGGACGATCAGCGCCGGGGTCTACCTCTTCCATTACGAGCTACTCGCCTCCTTCCCCGCCGGGAAGCCGCTGAGCTTCGAGACCGAGGTCTTCCCCGGCCTGCTGGCGGGGGGCACCTCCCTCGGCCTCGCCCCGCTTCCCTCCTCGACCCCGTTCCTCGACATCGGCACGCCGGAGACCCTCCGCCAGGCTGAGACCTTCATCGCTTCCAATTCCTCCTTCTTCGCTTAA
- a CDS encoding NAD-dependent epimerase/dehydratase family protein has translation MNIFVTGGGGFLGQHLLATLKAQGHTVVSPTSREADLRKPGALDGYAGKFDRIFHLAAWTQAGDFCLHHPGEQWIINQEMNTNVLSWWQRLQPQAKMISMGTSCAYAPDLELKEPYYLVGEPIESLFTYAMTKRMLYAGQLALQKQYGMRYLTLVPSTLYGSGYHTDGRQMHFIFDLIRKILRAKFYGEEVVLWGDGTQRREIVLVDDFIEAMLFLADSRENDLINIGSGIEYPIRHFAGLICEEVGYDAAKISYDTSRYVGAKSKCLDIDKLKGIHPGWTQTPLETGLRKTIGWFLDNKEKVLPPAS, from the coding sequence ATGAATATCTTTGTCACCGGCGGCGGCGGCTTCCTCGGCCAGCACCTCCTCGCCACGCTGAAGGCCCAGGGCCATACTGTCGTCTCCCCGACCTCGCGCGAGGCCGACCTGCGGAAGCCGGGCGCGCTCGACGGCTATGCGGGGAAGTTCGACCGGATCTTCCACCTCGCGGCCTGGACCCAGGCGGGCGACTTCTGCCTCCACCACCCGGGCGAGCAGTGGATCATCAACCAGGAGATGAACACGAACGTCCTCTCCTGGTGGCAGCGCCTCCAGCCCCAGGCGAAGATGATCTCGATGGGAACGAGCTGCGCCTACGCGCCCGACCTCGAGTTGAAGGAGCCCTATTACCTCGTCGGGGAGCCGATCGAATCGCTCTTCACCTACGCGATGACGAAGCGGATGCTCTACGCCGGGCAGCTGGCCCTGCAGAAGCAATACGGCATGCGCTACCTGACGCTCGTCCCCTCGACGCTCTACGGCTCCGGCTACCACACCGACGGGCGGCAGATGCACTTCATCTTCGACCTCATCCGGAAGATCCTCCGCGCGAAGTTCTACGGGGAGGAGGTCGTCCTCTGGGGCGACGGCACCCAGCGACGGGAGATCGTCCTCGTCGACGACTTCATCGAGGCGATGCTCTTCCTGGCCGACAGCCGGGAGAACGACCTCATCAACATCGGCAGCGGGATCGAGTATCCGATCCGCCACTTCGCGGGGCTCATCTGCGAGGAGGTCGGCTACGACGCCGCGAAGATCTCCTACGACACCTCCCGCTACGTCGGGGCGAAGTCGAAGTGCCTCGATATCGACAAGCTGAAGGGCATCCATCCCGGCTGGACCCAGACCCCCCTCGAGACGGGCCTGCGGAAGACGATCGGCTGGTTCCTCGACAACAAGGAAAAGGTCCTTCCCCCGGCTTCCTAA
- a CDS encoding glycosyltransferase: MLLLHPWAVGEKPEAWERLTALVRYLSAGGAEVSLLLPDYRDPLVFSDLRITYFFPPDAVRNIAGIVDGLSSQEAYAGFSREELILLLRFQVYRDHPPFEAALDAAISAADVVLLDEPFWARSVGPLCKRQGKPLLLTSHGACCRAAGHSKAQKLFVISEVEAFRQADALFFRSAQDRDLFVRYGVAGEALPEGAGTDAERGAPYGAALARLTGGRFPAAAARKRGLVLLDPTLKIIHGHFFNYAKSISDAAQRAGISFLALGAQGIAPEITSQLRAVPTFRHGYLDELFRHPEAGTPGEGNAQYDFAMANIEFYHDLSHALPQVATSDTLFMPTLDHRQLLAWSWLLARWPAGLCPEVVLFFRMTYYRPAPDGSLALHSNSFFLAQGFAALQQVAVAQGRRIRLVTDSEGLAKEYRQWTSLPIEVVPIPHTVPLPSAHEGKGTAGLPPKKEGRLRFIILGDAREEKGIPLVALAVAQLAQRPDFAEMEFVLQAFIGSRHHQSMEPFLAALRRIAGENLTLVDRALDEAGYHELLTSADVVLIPYQKTAYFSRTSGIFTEAVANGKPVVVTEGTWMSGQLGDSGAGVLFEDGSAASLAEAILKAKREFPTLRENVLRLREGYLAYHNPDSFLNVLLGPAGADGTGGGAS; encoded by the coding sequence GTGTTGCTCCTCCATCCCTGGGCGGTGGGGGAAAAGCCCGAGGCCTGGGAAAGGCTGACCGCCCTCGTCCGTTACCTGAGCGCGGGCGGAGCCGAAGTCTCTCTGCTGCTTCCCGATTACCGGGACCCGCTCGTCTTCTCCGACCTTCGCATCACCTATTTCTTCCCTCCCGACGCGGTTCGCAACATCGCGGGGATCGTCGACGGCCTTTCGAGCCAGGAGGCCTATGCGGGGTTCAGCCGCGAGGAACTGATCCTCCTGCTCCGCTTCCAGGTCTATCGGGACCATCCCCCCTTCGAGGCCGCCCTCGACGCGGCGATCTCGGCCGCCGACGTCGTCCTCCTCGACGAGCCGTTCTGGGCGCGGAGCGTCGGCCCTCTCTGTAAGCGCCAGGGCAAGCCGCTCCTCCTCACTTCCCACGGGGCCTGCTGCCGCGCGGCGGGGCATTCCAAGGCGCAAAAGCTCTTCGTCATCAGCGAGGTCGAGGCCTTCCGGCAGGCCGATGCCCTGTTCTTCCGCTCGGCGCAGGACCGTGACCTCTTCGTCCGCTACGGGGTTGCGGGGGAGGCCCTCCCGGAAGGGGCAGGGACCGACGCCGAACGCGGCGCGCCCTACGGAGCCGCCTTGGCCAGGTTGACCGGGGGGCGCTTCCCCGCCGCCGCCGCCCGGAAGCGGGGCCTCGTCCTCCTCGATCCGACGCTCAAGATCATCCACGGTCATTTCTTCAACTACGCGAAGTCGATCTCCGATGCGGCGCAGCGGGCCGGGATCTCTTTCCTCGCCTTGGGGGCGCAGGGGATCGCGCCGGAGATCACCTCCCAGCTGCGGGCCGTTCCGACCTTCCGCCACGGCTATCTCGACGAGCTCTTCCGCCATCCCGAGGCCGGGACGCCGGGCGAGGGGAACGCCCAGTACGATTTCGCGATGGCGAACATCGAGTTCTATCACGATCTCTCGCACGCCCTCCCGCAGGTCGCCACCTCGGACACGCTCTTCATGCCGACCCTCGACCATCGGCAATTGCTCGCCTGGAGCTGGCTGCTGGCCCGTTGGCCCGCCGGGCTTTGTCCCGAGGTGGTCCTCTTCTTCCGCATGACCTACTACCGGCCCGCGCCGGACGGCAGCCTGGCGCTCCACTCGAATTCGTTCTTCCTCGCCCAGGGCTTCGCCGCGCTCCAGCAGGTGGCCGTGGCCCAGGGAAGGCGGATCCGCCTCGTCACCGACAGCGAGGGGTTGGCGAAGGAATACCGCCAATGGACCTCGCTCCCCATCGAGGTCGTCCCGATTCCCCACACCGTCCCGCTTCCCTCGGCGCATGAGGGGAAGGGGACGGCGGGTCTGCCCCCGAAGAAGGAAGGACGGCTCCGCTTCATCATCCTGGGCGACGCCCGGGAGGAGAAGGGGATCCCCCTCGTCGCCCTCGCCGTGGCGCAACTCGCCCAGCGTCCCGATTTTGCCGAGATGGAGTTCGTCCTCCAGGCCTTCATCGGAAGCCGCCATCACCAGTCGATGGAGCCTTTTCTCGCCGCCCTTCGCCGCATCGCCGGGGAGAACCTCACGCTGGTCGACCGCGCCCTCGACGAGGCCGGATATCACGAGCTCCTCACCAGCGCCGACGTGGTCCTCATCCCTTACCAGAAGACGGCCTACTTCTCCCGCACCTCGGGGATCTTCACCGAGGCCGTCGCCAACGGGAAGCCAGTCGTCGTCACCGAGGGGACCTGGATGAGCGGCCAGCTCGGCGATTCCGGCGCGGGCGTCCTCTTCGAGGACGGCAGCGCCGCCTCCCTCGCCGAGGCGATCCTGAAGGCGAAGCGGGAGTTCCCGACCCTGCGCGAAAACGTCCTCCGCCTGCGCGAGGGTTATCTCGCCTACCACAATCCCGATTCGTTCCTGAACGTCCTCCTCGGTCCTGCCGGGGCTGATGGAACCGGGGGAGGGGCGTCATGA
- a CDS encoding glycosyltransferase family 4 protein, with translation MKAAILYPHTTRFPSGATLRFSQMVEYVGKRVDSLEVFVPDEGKEWTDGNVHWNFVPYDLTPRNEATPGGGVDAALCEVTLRLYLLADQKKEGDLKLIGMTRAGIDIVWSFYRLFNNPAMMAKIAGIIEGADIVFIEYPYWARWIVPLCRKAGATSVLTAYDVLALTCPDPGLVPWVKAMENEAFSFPDHLCAVSRADAAGMVADGFPAEAVTNPIDCRKGAETPNEKVLWAMREKYKLPEGSIAFFVGGTWFANRKAVEIIMGIAPRVPECTFVVAGGCCGAGRNGNFISLGVLSDRELQAMYHLATMILVPLRAGTGSSLKFIEALSYGKAVITTPEGARGYPVVDGDSAVMIDREEELIPRVRELLADAPRREALGKAARALAEQYHFEAVFALYGQWIEAARAKRKA, from the coding sequence ATGAAGGCGGCGATCCTCTATCCCCACACGACCCGGTTCCCCTCCGGGGCGACGCTCCGGTTCTCCCAGATGGTCGAGTACGTGGGGAAGCGGGTCGATTCGCTCGAGGTCTTCGTCCCCGACGAGGGGAAGGAGTGGACCGACGGAAACGTCCATTGGAACTTCGTCCCCTACGACCTCACCCCGCGCAACGAGGCGACGCCGGGCGGGGGCGTCGACGCCGCGCTCTGCGAGGTGACGCTGCGGCTCTACCTCCTCGCCGACCAGAAGAAGGAGGGCGACCTGAAGCTCATCGGGATGACCCGGGCCGGGATCGACATCGTCTGGAGCTTCTACCGCCTCTTCAACAACCCCGCGATGATGGCGAAGATCGCCGGGATCATCGAGGGGGCCGACATCGTCTTCATCGAGTACCCCTATTGGGCCCGCTGGATCGTCCCGCTCTGCCGGAAGGCGGGGGCGACCTCGGTCCTCACCGCGTACGACGTGCTGGCGCTGACCTGCCCCGATCCGGGCCTCGTCCCGTGGGTAAAGGCGATGGAGAACGAGGCGTTCTCCTTCCCCGACCATCTTTGTGCCGTCTCCCGCGCCGATGCCGCCGGGATGGTCGCCGACGGCTTCCCTGCCGAGGCGGTGACGAACCCGATCGATTGCCGCAAGGGGGCCGAGACGCCGAACGAGAAGGTGCTGTGGGCGATGCGGGAGAAGTACAAGCTCCCCGAGGGATCGATCGCGTTCTTCGTCGGCGGCACCTGGTTCGCGAACAGGAAGGCGGTCGAGATCATCATGGGGATCGCTCCCCGGGTGCCGGAGTGCACCTTCGTCGTCGCCGGGGGCTGCTGCGGCGCGGGACGGAACGGGAATTTCATCTCCCTCGGCGTCCTCAGCGACCGGGAACTCCAGGCGATGTATCACCTCGCGACGATGATCCTCGTGCCGCTCCGGGCGGGGACGGGAAGCTCCCTGAAGTTCATCGAGGCCCTCTCCTACGGCAAGGCCGTGATCACGACGCCCGAGGGGGCGCGGGGTTATCCGGTGGTCGACGGCGACAGCGCCGTGATGATCGACCGGGAAGAGGAGCTGATCCCCCGCGTCCGGGAGCTGCTGGCCGACGCGCCCCGCCGCGAGGCGCTGGGCAAGGCCGCGCGCGCGCTGGCGGAGCAGTATCACTTCGAGGCCGTCTTCGCCCTCTACGGGCAGTGGATCGAAGCGGCGCGGGCCAAGCGCAAGGCTTAG